In a genomic window of Nodosilinea sp. E11:
- a CDS encoding 3'-5' exonuclease, which yields MTTFVALDFETADRDRDSACSIGLVRVENNQVVDSTHYLIRPPRRQFEFTHIHGITWNQVMNQPTFEQRWPQIADFLAGTDFFVAHNASFDRSVLYACCKAYNIPQPDPEFICTVQLARKAWNIRPTKLPNVCEYLGIPLKHHDALSDAEACAQIAIAAYPLVLAKDTAKTL from the coding sequence ATGACGACTTTTGTGGCCCTTGATTTTGAAACCGCAGATCGCGACAGGGATAGTGCCTGCTCTATCGGCCTGGTGCGGGTTGAGAACAATCAGGTTGTCGATAGCACTCATTACCTAATCCGGCCACCTCGACGACAATTTGAGTTCACCCACATCCACGGTATTACCTGGAATCAGGTCATGAATCAGCCTACCTTTGAGCAGCGATGGCCTCAAATAGCCGATTTTCTAGCAGGAACTGATTTCTTCGTTGCCCATAACGCGTCCTTCGACCGTAGCGTGCTCTATGCCTGCTGTAAGGCCTACAACATCCCACAACCCGATCCAGAATTTATCTGCACCGTTCAGTTAGCTAGAAAAGCCTGGAACATTCGGCCTACCAAGCTGCCTAATGTCTGTGAATATTTGGGTATTCCGCTGAAGCACCATGACGCTCTATCAGATGCTGAAGCTTGTGCTCAGATTGCGATCGCAGCCTATCCGCTAGTTTTGGCAAAAGATACAGCAAAGACCCTTTAA
- the fmdA gene encoding formamidase → MADTLIKIELDKSPYENDMIHNRWHPDIPMVATVKPGDDFIVECYDWTGGQINNNDSADDVRDVDLTQVHFLSGPVGVEGAEPGDLLEVDILDIGAFKESQWGFNGFFSKKNGGGFLTEHFPEAQKSIWDFNGMFTKSRHIPNVEFAGMIHPGLIGCLPSKEMLAEWNRREQALVETNPDRVPPLAALPYADTAHMGRMPADQAKLAAAEGARTVPPREHGGNCDIKDLSRGSKVYFPVYVKGGGLSVGDLHFSQGDGEITFCGAIEMAGWIHLRVNLIKDGMAKYAIKNPIFKPSPIKPRYDDYLIFEGISVDEQGEQHYLDVHVAYRQACLNAIEYLTKFGYSRAQAYAILGCAPVEGHISGVVDIPNACATLWLPTDIFDFDINPGAEGPQAQASGAMDVPLSPDQE, encoded by the coding sequence ATGGCCGACACTCTGATCAAAATCGAGCTGGATAAGTCTCCTTACGAGAACGACATGATCCACAATCGCTGGCATCCAGATATTCCAATGGTGGCCACGGTTAAGCCCGGTGATGACTTCATTGTCGAGTGCTACGACTGGACCGGAGGTCAGATCAATAACAATGACAGTGCTGATGATGTGCGCGATGTTGACCTGACTCAAGTACATTTTCTCTCTGGCCCTGTGGGCGTGGAGGGTGCAGAGCCAGGAGATTTGCTAGAAGTAGATATTTTAGATATCGGCGCATTTAAGGAAAGCCAGTGGGGTTTCAATGGCTTCTTCTCAAAGAAGAACGGTGGCGGATTCCTGACTGAACATTTTCCCGAAGCCCAGAAGTCTATCTGGGATTTCAACGGCATGTTTACTAAATCTCGGCATATTCCCAATGTGGAATTCGCTGGCATGATTCACCCTGGACTGATCGGCTGCCTACCGTCTAAAGAGATGCTGGCAGAGTGGAACAGGCGTGAGCAGGCCCTCGTCGAAACCAACCCAGATCGGGTGCCACCCCTGGCCGCCCTACCCTATGCCGATACAGCCCATATGGGCCGGATGCCTGCGGATCAGGCCAAGCTTGCTGCCGCCGAAGGTGCCCGCACCGTACCCCCTCGCGAACATGGCGGTAACTGCGACATTAAAGACCTCTCCCGAGGTTCTAAGGTTTATTTCCCGGTCTACGTGAAAGGCGGTGGTCTGTCAGTGGGGGATCTTCACTTCAGCCAGGGCGATGGGGAGATCACCTTTTGTGGGGCGATCGAAATGGCCGGCTGGATTCACCTCCGGGTCAACCTGATCAAGGACGGTATGGCTAAATATGCTATCAAAAACCCAATCTTCAAGCCCAGTCCAATCAAGCCTCGCTACGACGATTACTTGATCTTTGAGGGCATTTCGGTAGACGAGCAAGGCGAACAGCACTACCTAGATGTTCATGTTGCCTACCGTCAGGCCTGCCTGAATGCGATCGAGTACCTGACCAAATTCGGCTACAGCCGCGCCCAGGCCTACGCAATCCTCGGCTGTGCTCCGGTGGAAGGCCACATTAGCGGTGTCGTAGACATCCCCAACGCCTGCGCGACGCTGTGGCTACCCACCGATATCTTCGACTTCGATATCAATCCTGGTGCTGAAGGCCCGCAGGCCCAAGCTAGTGGAGCCATGGATGTGCCCCTTTCCCCTGACCAGGAGTAA
- the metH gene encoding methionine synthase yields MSSAFLDRLHSPDRPVIVFDGAMGTNIQVQNLTADDFGGPEYEGCNEYLVFTNPKAVETVHRGFLEAGADVIETDTFGGTAIVLAEYDLADRAYELNKTAAALARRVADEYSTAEKPRFVAGSMGPGTKLPTLGHIDFDTLKDSYVDQAKGLIDGGVDLMLVETCQDVLQIKAALNGIEEAFVATGKRLPLMVSVTMEQQGTMLVGTEMAAALAILEPYPIDILGLNCATGPDLMKDHVRHLAEQSPFVISCIPNAGLPENVGGHAVYRLTPMELRMSLMHFIEDLGVQVIGGCCGTRPEHIAQLAELAKDLRPKERPVRGLTVGAHHGAPLPDPRPALNYTPAAASIYSPQPYDQDNSFLIVGERLNASGSKKCREMLNAEDWDGLVALARSQVKEGAHVLDVNVDYVGRDGERDMHELVSRLVTNVTLPLMLDSTEWQKMEAGLKVAGGKCILNSTNYEDGDERFFKVLELAKKYGAGIVVGTIDEDGMARTAEKKFQIAQRAYRDALEYGLPAHEIFFDTLALPISTGIEEDRVNGRETLESIRLIRENLPGSHIMLGVSNVSFGLSPVARVTLNSVFLHEAMQVGLDGAIVSAAKILPLAKIDPDHQKVCRDLIYDRREFDGDIVSYDPLTKLTTLFEGKSLKKKEAIAKDLPIDEQLKQHIIDGERIGLDDALAKALETYPPLEIINTFLLDGMKVVGELFGSGQMQLPFVLQSAQTMKAAVAYLEPYMEKADSDGSGKGTFIIATVKGDVHDIGKNLVDIILSNNGYKVVNLGIKQPVDAIIQAYREHHADCIAMSGLLVKSTAFMKDNLETFNQEGITVPVILGGAALTPKFVHEDCQKTYKGKVVYGKDAFSDLHFMDKLMPAKAAGNWDDLSGFLDEVDADPSPENPPLPLPGGEAAEAPASTDSPTIPNPKSQVQNSEDTTRSEAVDPAIARPTPPFWGTRVLTPADISLEEVFGYLDLQALFVGQWQFRKPQEQSREEYDAFLKETVHPILDTWKARILAEDLLHPQLVYGYFPCLAEGNSLHIYDPSVMDAPIHPSTHPPIHPDPIATFTFPRQKSLRRLCIADFFLPKELAKPGEFDVFPMQAVTVGEIATEFAQTLFKADQYTDYLYYYGLSVQTAEAMAEWCHARIRRELGFGALEPETLREILQQRYQGSRYSFGYPACPNMDDQPIQLELLKAEQIGMTIDESEQLYPEQSTTAIIAYHPTAKYFSA; encoded by the coding sequence ATGTCTAGCGCCTTTCTCGATCGCCTCCACAGCCCCGATCGCCCGGTTATAGTCTTTGATGGGGCCATGGGCACCAACATCCAGGTACAAAACCTGACCGCAGACGACTTTGGCGGCCCCGAGTACGAAGGCTGCAACGAATACCTGGTATTCACTAATCCTAAAGCGGTGGAAACCGTCCACCGGGGCTTTCTAGAAGCCGGGGCCGACGTGATTGAAACCGACACCTTTGGCGGCACGGCGATCGTGCTGGCCGAGTATGACCTAGCCGATCGCGCCTACGAACTGAACAAAACCGCCGCCGCCCTGGCCCGCCGCGTCGCCGACGAATATTCCACCGCCGAGAAGCCCCGGTTTGTGGCCGGTTCCATGGGGCCGGGCACAAAGCTGCCTACCCTCGGCCATATCGACTTCGACACCCTCAAAGACTCTTACGTCGATCAGGCGAAGGGGCTGATTGACGGCGGCGTTGACCTGATGCTGGTCGAAACCTGCCAAGACGTACTGCAAATCAAAGCTGCCCTCAACGGTATTGAAGAAGCCTTTGTCGCCACGGGCAAGCGCCTGCCGCTGATGGTCTCCGTCACCATGGAGCAGCAGGGCACCATGCTGGTGGGCACCGAAATGGCGGCGGCCCTGGCGATTTTGGAACCCTACCCGATCGACATCCTGGGCCTCAACTGCGCCACCGGCCCCGATTTGATGAAAGACCACGTCCGCCACCTGGCCGAACAGTCGCCCTTTGTGATCTCCTGCATCCCCAACGCCGGTCTGCCCGAGAATGTGGGCGGCCACGCTGTCTATCGCCTCACCCCGATGGAGTTGCGGATGTCGCTGATGCACTTCATCGAAGACCTGGGCGTACAGGTGATCGGCGGCTGCTGCGGCACCAGGCCGGAGCACATTGCCCAACTGGCGGAGCTGGCGAAGGATTTGCGGCCCAAGGAACGGCCTGTGCGGGGGTTAACCGTAGGGGCGCACCATGGTGCGCCCCTACCCGACCCACGGCCTGCCCTCAACTACACCCCCGCCGCCGCCTCGATCTACAGTCCCCAGCCCTACGACCAAGATAATTCTTTCCTCATCGTGGGCGAACGGCTCAACGCCAGCGGTTCGAAGAAGTGCCGCGAGATGCTGAATGCGGAGGATTGGGACGGGCTGGTGGCTTTGGCGCGATCGCAGGTCAAAGAGGGTGCCCACGTCCTCGATGTGAACGTGGACTACGTGGGCCGCGACGGCGAACGGGACATGCACGAGCTGGTGTCGCGCCTGGTCACCAACGTCACCCTGCCGCTGATGCTCGACTCCACCGAGTGGCAAAAGATGGAGGCGGGCCTGAAGGTAGCCGGGGGTAAGTGCATCCTCAACTCCACCAACTACGAAGACGGCGACGAACGCTTCTTTAAAGTGCTGGAGCTAGCCAAGAAGTACGGTGCAGGCATCGTCGTCGGCACCATTGATGAAGACGGCATGGCTCGCACGGCAGAAAAGAAGTTCCAAATTGCCCAGCGCGCCTACCGCGACGCCCTAGAGTATGGCCTGCCTGCCCACGAGATTTTCTTTGACACCCTGGCCCTGCCGATCTCGACGGGCATCGAAGAAGACCGGGTAAACGGGCGCGAAACCTTGGAATCGATTCGGCTAATTCGCGAAAACCTGCCCGGCAGCCACATCATGCTGGGGGTGTCGAATGTCTCCTTTGGCCTCAGTCCGGTGGCCCGCGTCACCCTCAACTCGGTATTTTTGCATGAGGCCATGCAGGTGGGGCTGGATGGGGCGATCGTCAGCGCCGCCAAGATTCTTCCTCTGGCGAAAATTGACCCCGACCACCAAAAAGTCTGCCGCGACCTAATCTACGATCGCCGCGAGTTTGACGGCGACATTGTCTCCTACGACCCACTGACCAAGCTCACCACCCTGTTCGAGGGCAAGAGCCTGAAGAAAAAAGAGGCGATCGCCAAAGATCTGCCCATCGACGAGCAGCTTAAGCAGCACATCATCGACGGCGAACGCATCGGCCTCGACGACGCCCTGGCCAAAGCGCTGGAAACCTACCCGCCGCTGGAAATCATCAACACCTTTTTGCTCGACGGCATGAAGGTGGTGGGCGAACTGTTTGGCTCGGGGCAAATGCAGCTGCCCTTTGTGCTGCAATCGGCCCAGACCATGAAAGCCGCCGTGGCCTACCTCGAACCCTACATGGAAAAAGCCGACAGCGACGGCTCCGGCAAGGGCACCTTCATCATCGCCACGGTCAAGGGCGACGTTCACGACATCGGCAAAAACCTGGTCGATATCATCCTGTCGAACAACGGCTACAAGGTGGTCAACCTGGGCATCAAACAGCCCGTGGATGCGATCATCCAGGCCTATCGGGAACACCACGCCGACTGCATCGCCATGAGCGGCCTGCTGGTCAAATCCACCGCTTTCATGAAAGACAACCTGGAGACCTTCAACCAGGAGGGCATCACTGTCCCCGTCATCCTCGGCGGCGCGGCACTGACCCCCAAATTTGTCCACGAAGACTGCCAGAAAACCTACAAGGGCAAGGTCGTCTACGGTAAAGATGCCTTCTCTGACCTGCACTTTATGGACAAACTCATGCCCGCCAAGGCGGCAGGAAATTGGGATGACCTGAGCGGGTTTTTGGATGAAGTCGATGCAGATCCTTCCCCGGAGAACCCACCCCTGCCCCTCCCAGGAGGGGAGGCCGCTGAGGCCCCTGCCAGCACTGACTCCCCAACAATCCCAAATCCCAAATCCCAAGTCCAAAATTCTGAAGATACCACCCGCTCCGAGGCCGTTGACCCCGCGATCGCCCGCCCCACGCCGCCCTTCTGGGGTACTCGGGTTCTAACTCCGGCAGATATCTCGCTGGAGGAGGTGTTTGGCTACTTGGACTTGCAGGCGCTATTTGTGGGTCAGTGGCAGTTCCGTAAGCCTCAGGAGCAATCCCGCGAAGAATACGATGCGTTTCTGAAAGAAACCGTCCACCCCATTCTGGATACCTGGAAAGCGCGCATCCTGGCGGAAGACCTGCTGCATCCCCAATTGGTCTACGGCTACTTCCCCTGTCTGGCCGAAGGTAATTCGCTGCACATCTACGATCCGTCGGTGATGGATGCACCCATCCACCCATCCACCCATCCACCCATCCACCCAGACCCCATCGCCACGTTTACCTTCCCCCGGCAAAAATCGTTGCGGCGGCTCTGCATTGCTGACTTCTTCTTGCCGAAAGAACTGGCGAAACCAGGGGAGTTCGACGTGTTCCCCATGCAGGCGGTGACGGTAGGCGAGATCGCCACGGAGTTTGCCCAGACGCTGTTTAAGGCCGACCAGTACACCGACTACCTCTACTACTACGGTCTGTCGGTGCAGACGGCAGAGGCGATGGCGGAATGGTGTCACGCCCGCATTCGGCGCGAACTGGGTTTTGGGGCGTTAGAGCCTGAAACTCTGCGCGAGATTCTTCAGCAGCGCTACCAGGGGTCGCGCTATAGCTTTGGCTACCCGGCCTGCCCCAATATGGATGACCAGCCCATTCAGCTAGAGCTACTCAAGGCCGAACAAATCGGCATGACCATTGACGAAAGCGAACAGCTCTACCCAGAGCAGTCCACCACGGCCATCATTGCCTACCACCCAACCGCAAAGTATTTCAGTGCCTGA
- a CDS encoding zinc ribbon domain-containing protein: MPLYDYKCRDHGLFQELAMLSESAEPQPCPECSSLAARVIVLPPALLGTDPLLHEAMARNERSQHEPLFSTPEHRAEEQARHEHRHGKGCGCQDKGSGKSQVLYTADGKKWFPGARPWMISH; this comes from the coding sequence ATGCCCCTCTACGACTATAAGTGCCGCGACCATGGCCTGTTTCAGGAGTTGGCCATGCTGTCGGAAAGTGCAGAGCCTCAACCTTGCCCAGAGTGTAGTTCGCTGGCGGCGCGGGTGATCGTGCTGCCGCCTGCGCTGCTGGGCACGGATCCTCTGCTTCACGAGGCTATGGCCCGAAACGAGCGCAGTCAGCATGAGCCACTGTTTTCGACTCCCGAGCATCGCGCTGAGGAACAGGCGCGGCATGAGCACCGCCATGGCAAAGGCTGTGGTTGTCAGGATAAGGGTAGTGGCAAATCGCAGGTGCTCTATACCGCTGATGGCAAGAAGTGGTTTCCTGGTGCTAGGCCATGGATGATCAGTCACTAG
- a CDS encoding DUF4344 domain-containing metallopeptidase has protein sequence MKRAMVRVLTLAMAAVLGACGGDAQGGDWLATDDGDFVLEYLEPENADHQPVYEALVESEFYDGVVATLNEQFALPQDIAIAFQDCGEVNAFYSPDDVAIAMCYELIAYYADMFYDEDEADYTQTVINAAYFTFFHELGHALVDQLELPIVSREEDAVDAFAAVLLLWQGEEEAAIAGIDQFSLDAEEEAELEELPYWDEHSLSEQRFYNMVCLVYGSDPDWYAEWVSEDFLPESRAEGCEAEFAQADESWSALLTPYLK, from the coding sequence ATGAAACGAGCAATGGTAAGGGTCTTGACCCTGGCAATGGCCGCTGTTCTAGGGGCCTGTGGGGGCGACGCCCAGGGGGGAGACTGGCTAGCCACCGATGATGGCGACTTTGTGCTGGAGTATCTGGAACCGGAAAATGCCGACCACCAGCCAGTTTACGAGGCTCTGGTGGAGAGTGAGTTTTACGATGGGGTGGTTGCTACGCTGAACGAGCAGTTTGCTCTGCCCCAAGATATTGCGATCGCTTTTCAGGACTGTGGTGAGGTGAATGCCTTCTACAGCCCCGACGACGTGGCGATCGCCATGTGCTACGAACTGATCGCCTACTATGCCGACATGTTCTACGACGAGGACGAGGCCGACTACACTCAGACGGTGATCAATGCGGCCTACTTCACCTTCTTCCATGAACTGGGCCACGCCCTAGTCGATCAGCTCGAACTGCCCATTGTCAGCCGCGAAGAAGACGCTGTGGACGCCTTTGCTGCCGTGCTGCTGCTGTGGCAGGGAGAGGAAGAGGCCGCGATCGCCGGGATCGATCAGTTTAGCCTCGATGCCGAAGAAGAAGCCGAGCTGGAGGAATTGCCCTACTGGGATGAGCACAGCCTTAGCGAACAGCGGTTCTATAACATGGTCTGCTTAGTCTACGGCAGCGATCCCGACTGGTACGCCGAATGGGTGTCAGAAGATTTTCTCCCCGAATCTCGGGCCGAAGGCTGCGAGGCAGAATTTGCCCAGGCCGACGAAAGCTGGTCTGCTCTGCTCACCCCCTACCTAAAATAG
- the trmB gene encoding tRNA (guanosine(46)-N7)-methyltransferase TrmB, which yields MAVVRVRQHVNPLSERYQAPVETPAWETLFANPQQPLHIDIGCGKGVFALHMAQLQPEWNFLGLEIRRPVVESAQKRQQESGLSNLHFMYCNVNISLRALLESWGDPNPLQQVSIQFPDPWFKKRHQKRRVLQPELVATLAEFLPSGGRVVVQSDVEAVAIDMCDRIAENPHFLRSSSDWLPTSPFPAQTDRERVTLEQGLPVHRAIFTRS from the coding sequence GTGGCTGTTGTTCGGGTGCGTCAGCACGTCAATCCCCTGAGTGAGCGATACCAGGCTCCTGTCGAGACTCCCGCCTGGGAGACCCTCTTTGCCAACCCCCAGCAGCCGTTGCACATCGACATTGGCTGTGGCAAAGGTGTCTTTGCGCTGCATATGGCCCAGCTTCAGCCCGAGTGGAATTTTTTGGGCTTAGAAATTCGCAGGCCTGTGGTCGAGTCTGCGCAAAAGCGCCAGCAAGAATCGGGGCTGAGCAACCTACATTTTATGTACTGCAACGTCAATATCTCCCTGCGCGCCCTGCTAGAGAGCTGGGGCGACCCCAACCCCCTCCAGCAAGTTTCCATCCAGTTTCCTGACCCCTGGTTTAAAAAACGTCACCAAAAGCGCCGAGTGCTGCAACCCGAGCTAGTGGCCACCCTGGCCGAGTTCTTGCCGTCTGGCGGGCGCGTGGTGGTGCAGTCTGATGTGGAAGCGGTGGCGATCGATATGTGCGATCGCATCGCCGAAAACCCTCACTTTCTACGTTCTAGCTCCGACTGGCTACCTACCAGCCCCTTTCCTGCCCAAACCGATCGCGAGCGGGTCACGCTAGAACAGGGGTTGCCTGTCCACCGCGCCATCTTTACTCGGTCTTGA
- a CDS encoding DUF29 domain-containing protein, which translates to MAVLDLTATTMSSQTTAQASSLAHLYEQDYALWLGTTCQLLKTGQMTEIDITHLLEELEDMGRSEKQVLTSNLIVVLMHLLKYAYQPGQRSNSWRFTIKEHRRQLLAALKASPSLKSYFEQVFAECYQDARDLASTETGVSLEHLPLESPFSLEQTLDREYLPQ; encoded by the coding sequence ATGGCAGTATTAGACTTAACGGCTACCACTATGTCGTCTCAAACTACTGCTCAGGCTAGTTCTCTGGCCCATCTCTACGAGCAAGACTACGCTCTGTGGCTGGGCACCACCTGCCAGCTACTCAAAACGGGGCAGATGACCGAGATCGACATTACTCACTTACTCGAAGAACTGGAAGACATGGGCCGCAGCGAAAAACAGGTTTTGACCAGCAACCTCATTGTGGTGCTCATGCACCTGTTGAAGTATGCCTATCAGCCTGGACAGCGTTCTAATAGCTGGCGATTTACAATCAAAGAGCATCGTCGTCAGCTGCTGGCAGCGCTGAAAGCTAGCCCCAGTCTCAAGTCGTACTTTGAGCAGGTGTTTGCCGAGTGCTACCAAGATGCGCGCGATCTAGCCTCTACAGAAACCGGAGTGAGCCTTGAACATTTGCCCCTGGAAAGTCCGTTTAGCCTAGAGCAAACCCTCGATCGCGAATATTTGCCGCAATAG
- a CDS encoding DUF1499 domain-containing protein: MASILAALLAIALWAFPTSSAFAIAAPAPQSLGAIPGLSEVFAGTTPELGIQDGKLFPCPSTSNCMVSQSADQDHAIAPIAYTGSLDEARELLIKVLGVVPRTEIVTQQENYIRVKSTSRILGFVDDTEFYLPEDEPVIHVRAAARLGESDLGVNRRRLEQIRFALQDLGV; this comes from the coding sequence ATGGCTTCAATTCTTGCTGCCCTTTTGGCGATCGCACTATGGGCGTTCCCCACTTCCTCAGCTTTTGCGATCGCAGCCCCTGCCCCTCAGTCTTTAGGGGCAATTCCTGGCCTCTCAGAAGTATTTGCGGGAACAACACCCGAACTGGGGATTCAGGATGGCAAGCTGTTTCCCTGCCCCTCAACGTCTAACTGTATGGTGAGCCAGAGTGCTGACCAAGACCATGCGATCGCGCCGATTGCCTATACAGGCAGCCTGGATGAAGCGCGGGAACTACTTATCAAAGTGCTGGGGGTTGTACCTCGTACTGAGATTGTGACGCAGCAAGAGAACTACATCCGCGTGAAGTCTACTAGCCGCATTCTGGGGTTCGTAGACGATACTGAATTTTACTTGCCGGAAGATGAGCCCGTCATCCACGTTCGCGCAGCAGCCCGATTAGGAGAATCCGATTTAGGCGTGAATAGACGGCGGTTAGAGCAGATTCGCTTCGCCCTCCAAGACTTAGGAGTTTAG
- a CDS encoding metallophosphoesterase, protein MGQRFRFAIISDPHIARPETIYNGPNRFHLVEVSIPGIEQIFDHLETLDLDFLLLPGDLTQHGEWVNHQWLIDRLKRLPFPAYVVPGNHDVIARDASDRAIGLQDFPKLYQDFGYSDGKTLHYQHEILPGVRLVALNSNAFEPNGEQVRVGYVDQTQLDWLETTLADYSDDLILVMLHHNVLEHLPGQSNSPLGQRYMVSNAADIIQRLEAAQVRLMFTGHLHVQDVARHGDLCEVLTGSLVSYPHPYRIVEIEHGDGDLRVEVRSRRLTAVDPWDDLQAMSHRWMCDRAEGFMTKFLTSPPVGLADHEAAAIAPSLKTFWASIANGDAQIDFSHLPPEVQQRLACYNAVDSDGNPQAIDNTATLVWPSASKSALK, encoded by the coding sequence ATGGGACAGCGTTTTCGTTTCGCTATCATCAGCGACCCTCACATCGCTCGACCTGAGACCATCTACAACGGCCCCAATCGCTTTCACTTAGTGGAAGTTAGTATTCCGGGTATTGAGCAAATCTTTGACCATTTAGAAACACTGGATCTCGACTTTTTGCTGCTGCCCGGCGACCTCACCCAGCATGGAGAATGGGTTAACCACCAGTGGCTGATCGATCGCCTGAAGCGGCTGCCGTTTCCAGCCTACGTGGTGCCCGGCAACCACGATGTGATTGCTAGGGACGCCAGCGATCGCGCCATTGGCCTCCAAGATTTTCCTAAGCTGTACCAAGACTTTGGCTACAGCGATGGCAAAACCCTGCACTACCAGCACGAAATTCTTCCCGGCGTGCGGCTGGTGGCGCTCAACTCCAACGCCTTTGAGCCCAATGGCGAGCAGGTACGGGTAGGCTATGTGGATCAGACTCAGCTCGACTGGCTAGAGACAACGCTGGCTGACTACTCCGACGATTTAATTCTCGTCATGCTGCACCACAATGTGCTGGAACACCTGCCGGGCCAGTCAAACAGTCCCCTGGGCCAGCGCTACATGGTCAGCAATGCCGCCGATATCATTCAACGGCTGGAGGCGGCACAGGTGCGGCTGATGTTTACCGGTCACCTGCATGTGCAGGATGTAGCGCGGCACGGCGACCTGTGTGAGGTGCTGACTGGGTCACTGGTCAGCTACCCCCACCCCTACCGGATTGTGGAGATTGAGCACGGCGATGGCGATTTGCGGGTGGAGGTGCGATCGCGCCGTCTCACCGCCGTAGACCCCTGGGACGATCTGCAAGCGATGTCGCATCGGTGGATGTGCGATCGCGCTGAGGGATTTATGACCAAGTTTCTCACCAGCCCGCCGGTGGGGCTAGCTGACCATGAGGCGGCAGCGATCGCCCCCAGCCTCAAGACGTTTTGGGCCAGCATCGCGAACGGCGACGCCCAAATCGACTTTTCGCACCTGCCGCCTGAGGTGCAGCAGCGGTTGGCCTGCTACAACGCAGTAGACAGCGATGGCAATCCGCAGGCGATCGACAATACCGCCACCTTGGTGTGGCCATCCGCATCCAAGAGCGCTCTAAAATAG
- the ttcA gene encoding tRNA 2-thiocytidine(32) synthetase TtcA, translating to MAGVKQPTSNSFKKLQGFLRSRMGQAIADYGMIGEGDRVMVCVSGGKDSHTLLDILRHLQRSAPISFDILAVNLDQKQPGFPAHVLPDYFEAIGVPYRIVEQDTYSTVKRVIPEGKTMCGLCSRLRRGVLYRVAAEEGVTKIALGHHRDDMIETLFLNMFHGGRLKAMPPKLLTDDRRHIVIRPLAYCPEADIARYARYREFPIIPCTLCGSQANLQRAQIKDMLQTWEKQWPGRTETLFRSLQNVAPSHLADPNLFGFDDLESARILPVEDDDSGDDIGPDLEAEFNPALALFTDGLPGDGRDR from the coding sequence ATGGCTGGCGTTAAGCAACCCACCTCCAACAGCTTTAAGAAGCTCCAGGGATTTTTGCGATCGCGCATGGGGCAGGCGATCGCCGACTACGGCATGATTGGCGAGGGCGATCGCGTCATGGTCTGCGTCTCGGGTGGCAAAGACTCCCACACCCTGCTCGATATTCTGCGCCACCTCCAGCGCAGCGCCCCGATCTCCTTCGACATTCTGGCGGTCAATCTCGACCAAAAGCAGCCGGGCTTTCCGGCCCACGTGCTGCCAGACTACTTTGAGGCGATCGGCGTGCCCTACCGCATCGTCGAGCAAGACACCTACAGCACCGTCAAACGAGTGATACCCGAGGGTAAAACCATGTGCGGGCTGTGCTCGCGGCTGCGGCGGGGCGTACTCTACCGGGTTGCCGCTGAGGAAGGGGTCACCAAGATTGCCCTCGGCCACCACCGTGACGACATGATCGAGACGCTGTTTCTAAATATGTTCCACGGTGGCAGGCTCAAAGCGATGCCCCCCAAGCTGTTGACAGACGATCGCCGCCACATCGTCATTCGGCCCCTGGCCTACTGCCCCGAGGCCGACATCGCCCGCTACGCCCGCTACCGCGAGTTTCCAATTATTCCCTGCACGCTGTGTGGGTCCCAGGCCAATCTACAGCGCGCCCAAATTAAGGACATGCTGCAAACCTGGGAGAAGCAGTGGCCGGGCCGCACCGAAACCCTGTTTCGCAGTCTCCAAAACGTCGCCCCATCTCACCTGGCCGACCCCAATCTGTTCGGCTTTGACGATCTAGAAAGCGCCCGCATTCTACCTGTCGAGGATGACGACAGTGGCGACGACATTGGCCCTGATTTAGAAGCAGAATTTAACCCAGCCCTGGCCCTGTTTACCGACGGGCTGCCAGGGGATGGGCGCGATCGCTAG